The Cucumis melo cultivar AY chromosome 6, USDA_Cmelo_AY_1.0, whole genome shotgun sequence genome includes a region encoding these proteins:
- the LOC103483980 gene encoding peroxisomal membrane protein 11B, giving the protein MNDTVDKLVIFFAKRDGIDKLVKTFQYVSKLVHWHLETSHPDKATRAKNWEVASGISRKAFRTGRFLTGFNALRRSPGSTPMFQFLAVLANAGEMVYFFFDHLLWLSRIGTLDAKLAKKMSFISAFGESFGYIFFIVADVIMLKQGIEAERKLRSSKEDSKEESINKIKSDRIMRLMAVAANVADLIIGLAEIEPNPFCNHTITLGISGLVSAWAGWYRNWPS; this is encoded by the coding sequence ATGAATGACACAGTGGATAAACTTGTAATCTTCTTCGCCAAAAGAGATGGCATAGACAAGCTTGTGAAGACCTTCCAATATGTCTCCAAATTGGTTCACTGGCACCTTGAAACCTCTCATCCAGACAAAGCAACCAGAGCCAAGAATTGGGAAGTTGCTTCGGGGATTAGTCGAAAAGCCTTTCGAACCGGGCGTTTCCTAACTGGCTTCAACGCCCTCCGACGCTCCCCTGGCTCAACCCCGATGTTTCAGTTCCTGGCTGTTCTTGCTAATGCAGGTGAAATGGTTTACTTCTTCTTTGACCACTTGCTTTGGCTGTCAAGAATTGGGACACTTGATGCAAAGTTAGCTAAAAAGATGAGCTTTATATCAGCGTTTGGTGAGTCTTTTGGATACATATTCTTCATAGTTGCTGATGTTATTATGCTTAAACAAGGGATTGAGGCAGAGAGAAAGCTGAGAAGTTCTAAAGAGGATTCAAAAGAGGAAAGTattaacaaaatcaaaagtGATAGAATTATGAGGCTTATGGCAGTGGCAGCGAATGTTGCTGATTTGATTATTGGATTGGCTGAGATTGAGCCTAATCCATTTTGCAACCATACAATCACTCTTGGGATAAGTGGGCTGGTCTCTGCTTGGGCTGGTTGGTATAGAAATTGGCCATCTTAG
- the LOC103483981 gene encoding conserved oligomeric Golgi complex subunit 7, with translation MNLDLGPFSGENFDPKKWINSACQTRHPQESLDKHLVDLEMKLQMVSEEIAASLEELSANALLRVPRATRDVIRLRDDAVSLRSAVSGILQKLKKAEGSSAESIAALARVDTVKQRMEAAYETLQDAAGLAQLSSTVEDVFASGDLPRAAETLANMRHCLSAVGEVAEFANVRKQLEVLEDRLDAMVQPRLTDALTNRKVDVAQDLRVILLRIGRFKSLEQNYTKVHLKPIKQLWEDFDSKQRAHKVANEKNEYERPTTNNDFQSSFPSVSFTSWLPSFYDELLLYLEQEWKWCMIAFPDDYKALVPKLLIEIMAVVGSSFISRINHATADVVPGTLGKGILDVLSGDMPKGVKIQTKHLEALIDLHNMTGSFARNIQHLFSESDLNILTNTLKAVYFPFETFKQRYGQMERAILSAEIAEVDLRGAVTRGVGAQGIELSETVRRMEESIPQVILFLEAAVERCISFTGGSEADEILLALDDVMLQYISSLQETLKSLRVVCGIDQSSDGVGSKKETGLDKKDGTRKVDLMSNEEEWSIVQGTLQMLTVADCLTSRSSVFEASLRATLARLSTTLSVSVFGSSLDQKQSHIVGDYSHREVTIGGRAALDMAAIRLVDVPEKAKKLFNLLDQSKDPRFHALPLASQRVSAFADKVNELVYDVLISKVRQRLSDVSRLPIWSSVEEHSALPLPTFSSYPQSYVTSVGEYLLTLPQQLEPLAEGISNSNANNDEAQFFAAEWMCKVAEGTAALYTEQLRGIQHVTDRGAQQLSVDIEYLTNVLSALSMEIPPALSTFLTCFSTPREQLKDLLKSDSGRELDLPTANLVCKMRRVNLD, from the exons ATGAATCTGGATTTAGGTCCCTTCTCCGGCGAGAATTTTGACCCGAAGAAATGGATCAACTCCGCCTGCCAGACTCGCCATCCACAGGAGTCTTTGGACAAGCACCTTGTCGATTTGGAGATGAAGCTTCAAATGGTGTCCGAGGAGATCGCTGCCTCACTCGAGGAGCTCAGTGCCAATGCTCTCCTTCGCGTTCCTCGTGCTACTCGCGATGTTATCCGTTTACGTGATGATGCTGTTTCTCTCCGATCTGCCGTCTCTGGGATCCTCCAGAAGCTTAAGAAG GCAGAGGGATCCTCCGCCGAATCTATAGCTGCCCTTGCTAGAGTTGATACTGTTAAGCAGAGGATGGAAGCTGCTTATGAGACATTACAG GATGCTGCTGGGTTGGCTCAATTAAGTTCAACAGTGGAAGATGTCTTTGCCAGTGGCGATCTTCCTCGGGCTGCTGAAACCTTGGCCAACATGAGACATTGCTTGTCTGCAGTTGGTGAG GTTGCTGAGTTTGCTAATGTGAGGAAGCAACTTGAGGTCTTAGAGGACAGGCTTGATGCTATGGTTCAACCTCGTTTAACAGATGCACTAACAAATAGAAAG GTTGATGTTGCTCAAGATTTGAGGGTGATTCTCCTTCGAATTGGCAGATTCAAATCTCTGGAGCAGAACTATACAAAAGTTCACTTGAAGCCTATAAAGCAACTTTGGGAAGATTTTGACTCAAAGCAACGGGCACATAAAGTTGCTAATGAAAAGAATGAATATGAAAGACCAACAACTAATAATGATTTTCAATCAAGTTTTCCATCAGTTTCATTCACAAGTTGGCTGCCAAGTTTCTATGACGAATTGCTACTTTACCTTGAACAAGAATGGAAGTG GTGTATGATTGCGTTTCCCGATGATTACAAAGCTCTTGTCCCAAAGCTTTTGATTGAGATAATGGCAGTTGTGGGATCAAGTTTTATTTCCCGTATTAACCATGCAACTGCGGATGTTGTTCCTGGAACATTGGGGAAAG GAATATTAGATGTTTTATCTGGAGATATGCCAAAGGGTGTCAAGATTCAAACTAAGCATCTAGAAGCACTTATTGATTTACATAATATGACGGGAAGCTTTGCTCGGAATATTCAACATTTGTTCTCAGAATCAGATCTGAACATTTTAACCAACACGCTGAAGGCTGTATATTTTCCTTTTGAAACCTTTAAACAAAG ATATGGACAAATGGAGCGTGCTATCCTTTCAGCTGAAATTGCAGAGGTAGATCTTAGAGGAGCTGTCACTCGAGGTGTGGGAGCTCAAGGGATTGAACTTAGTGAAACAGTGCGCAGAATGGAGGAGTCTATCCCACaagttattttatttcttgaaGCAGCTGTTGAAAGGTGCATTAGCTTTACGGGTGGTTCTGAGGCTGATGAAATACTTCTAGCTCTTGATGATGTGATGCTACAGTATATTTCTTCACTCCAGGAAACTCTAAAATCCCTTAGAGTTGTCTGTGGAATTGATCAGAGTAGTGATGGTGTTGGGTCAAAGAAGGAAACTGGGCTGGACAAGAAGGATGGAACACGCAAAGTTGACTTGATGTCAAATGAGGAAGAGTGGTCCATCGTCCAGGGGACACTACAGATGCTAACTGTGGCTGATTGTTTGACTAGCAGGTCTTCTGTATTTGAAGCTTCTTTGAGGGCTACTCTTGCTAGACTGAGCACAACCTTATCTGTTTCAGTCTTTGGTTCGAGTTTGGACCAAAAACAGTCTCACATAGTCGGCGATTACAGCCATAGGGAAGTGACTATTGGTGGCAGGGCTGCCTTGGATATGGCAGCTATTCGCCTTGTCGATGTTCCTGAGAAGGCAAAAAAACTTTTCAACCTCTTAGATCAG TCGAAAGATCCACGTTTCCATGCTCTTCCACTTGCATCTCAGAGAGTTTCAGCATTTGCAGACAAGGTTAATGAACTCGTATATGATGTTCTCATATCCAAAGTACGACAACGCCTAAGCGATGTATCTCGTTTGCCAATATGGTCTTCGGTTGAGGAACATAGTGCCTTACCTCTTCCAACATTCAGCTCTTACCCTCAGTCTTACGTTACCAGTGTTGGTGAATATCTTCTCACTTTACCCCAACAGCTGGAGCCACTTGCTGAGGGTATCTCTAATAGCAATGCCAACAATGATGAGGCTCAGTTTTTCGCTGCAGAATGGATGTGCAAG GTGGCCGAGGGTACCGCCGCACTTTACACAGAGCAACTGCGTGGGATACAACATGTAACCGATCGTGGGGCACAACAGTTGTCTGTCGACATCGAGTATTTGACAAACGTGCTCTCTGCACTATCAATGGAAATTCCTCCTGCTCTCTCCACATTTCTCACTTGCTTTTCAACTCCAAGAGAGCAGCTTAAAGATCTTCTCAAATCTGATTCTGGAAGGGAGCTTGATCTTCCAACAGCAAACCTTGTATGTAAGATGCGGCGTGTCAACTTAGATTag